The genomic region AGATTCTTGATATACCTGTCTTTGATAGGCATGATATGACAAAAAAACCAAAAATGACCAGGCCACCGGAAAATACATTCCTGCAACAATCCCTAAACCCAATAGTGGTATCAAATACCAAGGGTGAACCACCATGCTGAATAAAAGGAAGACAAAATAAATTAAAGGCAATTTCTGAATCATGCCCTCTTTTCTATTATTATTTCTGGTCCAACTAAAAAACAAAATCAATAAAAAGGTTATTAAGGCCAATACTTTACTCAAAATAACTATGGTATTGTATCCTTTAATCCAATAACCAACCTCTCTCAACAGGTAATAAATGGAAGCGTTAAACTCAAATTTGCCATAATATAAACTTAGGCTTTCCCAGAAGTTTAACCAACTCGCCCCCCACAATAAAGGGGAAAATGAAATTAATAATGTGGTCACCAATCCAATCCCCCAGAGCAGAATTTTTTTCTTTCCCAAATATCTGATAATTAATGGAATAAGAATCAATGGCGTCAATTTGACTCCTACCGCACAACCCAAGGCCAATCCTCCTTTCAAAGATTTCCCTTGAACCAAAGAAAGAACAGCCAGCAAAATAAAGGGTAACATCATTCCTTCAAAATGCAAATTCCCAATCACCTCTATGATGACCAGCGGATTAAGTGCATACCACCATGCGGCATTTTGGGCCATTCCCCTGACTTCAAATAATCTAACCATCAAAAAAATTGACCAGCATTCAAATATTAATAATATCAACCTTATAATAATCAGTTGGCCAATAAAAGGTTGTCCACCAAACCAAGCTGCAATTGCAAAAATGGCTTGGTTGATGGGGGGATATACGCTAAAATTTTCAGGGGAATTTAGGAAAGGGTATAAGTTTTCCCAATAACTGCTCGATGAAATAGTCAAAAACTCCTGGGGAGAATAAGCGTAAGGGTTTATTCCCTCCAATAGCATATGGCCATCCCAAAAAAAGCGGTAAAAATCATCCGAAAGACCAGGTATTCCCCAAAAAGCCACTAACCTGGCTACAACTGCTGTGAAGATTAATTGGAAAAATGAAAACCTCTTATGCAAAAAACGGCTAACTACAGCCAGGTAAACAGAAAATAATATTGCATATACTGCAAAATAAATAATAAAATTTTCCCGGGGAATTCCATAACTCAACAACCCCAAAGTCAATAAGAACAAGAAAATCAAAACCCCTATTTTTGCAGTGTTCCCCTTCATTTATTTTAAGTTTAAGGAATCCCTAAGGTGAAGATACTTGCTACCGTTCTGTTTCCAATAAGGGGTAATTAGCTGTCCTTTTCTTTCTGCCCTCGTAATTTCATCCTTTCCGTTTTCCTTTTCCTTTATTTCCTCCCACCAATAAATCTCAAAGGGGAATTTGCTGTCAAAACCAATTTCCAGTTTCCGGTTGTAATTATTATATTCTAACCTTAAAACTGAAATTCCATTGTCTAACGGGCTTAAATGACAAGTTGCTTTATAGCCTTGCATCTCCTTATGAGTCATCCTTAAATTTAACAAATCAGGAATCACCAAAATCTCTCCTTCAGGAATATCTTCAGGGTTAATCCTTATCAGATTCCAGATTTCACTTTCAGGCATACCTTCAAGCCTCCTTTGATAATCGCCTTCAGATTCGAAATAAGAAAACAATCTGGACTGATATTCTCCATCTTTCCAATTCAATTGGGAAAAAGTATGTCCACACCATTCCTGAGAGGATGCATTTACCTTGACTGAAGGGTGCTTTTCAAAAACCGGGGTAAAGGTTGACATCATCATATGGTAGGGATAAATGCCAGTAACAAAGTCCTTGGTAAGATTCATTTTCATTACCGTTTGTTCATCCACTATTGCATTTTCTGGATGGTCCAATTTTACCTGCTTACTCTTCGAAAAAGGCTCAGTAACAAAGACAAGAACCGCTTCCCCTTTTCGGGGTTCACCATATCGATATTGTACCAAGTCAAAAGCATTAATTTCTGCTTTGCCCTGAAACCAATATTCTCCGAAACGGTCAAAATCCATTTCCCTTTTTTTAAATTGGTTGCAGCTCATAAGGCTCCACAGACTAGCCAAAATCACCAAGAAATTCACTTCTTTTTTCATCCTTATAGGTATTTAAATATCGTCAGGATTATTTTATAACCAGCCATAAAGGTTCCTTTGACCGTTCCACTAACTTTGGACGTACCTATCCTTTTTTTGTAATTTACCGGGATTTCCCGATACTGCAAACCATGTTTTGCTGCTTTGATCTGCATTTCGATGGTCCAACCAAAGTTTTGGTCCACCATATTTAATATCTGGAGTTTTTCCCATTTTATAGCCCTAAATGGCCCTAAATCAGAATATTTCACACCATAAAAAACAAACATCAATCGAGTAGACAGCCAATTCCCAAAAACCTGCGGAAATGTCATTGCCCCGGGTTCCTTTATACCCAATTCCCTGGACCCGATAACTAAATCTACGTTTTGATGAATGATGGGGGCCACAACTTTTTCCAGTTCCCCAGGGTAATCACTGTAATCCCCATCTAAAAAAACTAAAATCCCCGGAGGGGTTTCTTTATTTAAAAGGTAAGCTATCCCTCTTAAACAAGCCCTGCCATATCCTTTTATCGGTTCATCCACAACCTCTGCCCCTGCCTGACGTGCGACCTCTGCTGTAGTATCAGTTGAGTTATTATTGACTACAACAATGGATCTAACAATCCCGGGAATTTCCCTGACGACATGGCCTATGGATTGCTCCTCATTATTGGCTGGAATGATAACATCTATGATGGGTGGATTATTGGGCATGTTTATAGTTAAAATTAATATTGACTGGAAATTAAAAAAATAAAGGGGATTTTCAGGGTTTAGGCAGATTTAAAGCTTTGCCAAAAGACCATGCCATAACCCAAAAACAGAAGAAAATGGAAAGGTACCATTATTAGGTTTTGGAGGTAAAATCCTAAAATGACCATGGACAAAAATAAAATAGCCAATCCTCCCTCTCCATAGGTAGTCCAAGGTTTTTGCCAATTTAAGTATTGGTTCTTGCCATTTTTAAATTTTTCTAAATTAAATTTGGGCGTACGGATAAAGGGCGATTTCTTTCCAAAAAGCCCCTCTAAAACCGCCAATGAATTATGGAGAGCCATCCCCATGGATACCGCCAAAAAAAACGGCCATTCCCAAATAAAATCCCGCATTGCTTTCCATTTACTTTTATGGGCTTGCAACCTGGCAACCAAATAAACCAAGCTGATCAATCCAAATCCTAATAAAAAAAGGCCTGCCCATTTAAACAAAATAGAAGGAAATAAGCCTGCTATTACAGCATACCATAAAGGAATACTACTAAGAGAAACCATTAAAACAGCAATAAACACCGTACTATTGAGCAAATGGGCAAGGGCATGCAATTTCACCTTTAATGGAAAGTTTCCTTTCAGAACAGATTTAAGGTGTTTTACTGCACATTCGGCCCCTCCCTTTGTCCACCTAAATTGCTGGGATTTCAATGCACTCATGACAGGAGGCAATTCGGCAGGGGATTCCACATCTTTCAAATAAATAAATTTCCAACCTGCTTTTTGAGCACGGTAACTTAAATCCAAATCCTCCGTCAGGGTATCTGATTCCCAATCTCCAGCATCCAGAATGCAGGATTTTCTCCAAACACCAGCAGTTCCGTTAAAGTTGATAAAGGCATTTTGCTTATTTCTTCCTACCTGCTCTATCATAAAATGTGCATCCAAGGCAAATGCCTGCAAGCGGGTAAGCAAACTGTAATTCTCATTCAGATGGCTCCATCTGGATTGTACCATCCCCACTTCTATTTGGCTGAAATGTGGAATGGATTGGTATAAAAAATGAGGGTCAGGTATAAAATCAGAGTCAAAAATGGCAATAAATTCTCCTTTTGCATGCTGAAGGCCCTCCTTTAAAGCTCCAGCTTTAAAACCCTTTCTTTCCTTTCGGTGGATATATTGAAAATTAAAATTCGGATATAGCTTTAACCTTTCCTTTAAAATTTTACTGGTTTCATCTGTACTGTCATCCAGAATTTGAATTTGTAACTTTTCTTTGGGATAATGGATTTGGGATATGGCATCAATAAGCCTTTCAGCAACATATTTTTCATTAAAAATGGGAAGCTGAATGGTAACCCGTGGCCAATGGGCAGGAACTTGTCCTTTTTTCTGAGGGTTTCCATTCTTGAAAAAATGATACAACAAGTGGGCCTGTGCTAGTCCGTAAACGAATATAAACAACATTCCCAACAGGTAAAGCCCAATAAAGCTATATAAAATCCAACTCATTATTTTTTCAGACTAACAGAATCATTTCCGATTAAAATCGGCTGTTCATTTATTCTCCCTTTTTCTGGACCATTTTCCAATTTTAAAACTCCCCTTGGGCAAACATCTGCACAAACCCCACAGCCCACACAGGAAGATCTTACGATATTTTGCCCCCTTTGGGCATACCAGCGGACATCAATGCCCATTTCACAATAAGTGGAGCAGTTGCCGCAGGAAATACATTGCCCTCCATTGGTGGTAATTCTAAATCTGGATTTAAACCTTTGGACCAAGCCCAGATAGGCCGCCAAAGGACAACCAAATCTACACCAAACCCTGCTTCCCATAAAAGGATAGAAGCCCGTCCCTACCACTCCCGCAAATGCAGAACCTATCAAAAATCCATACCACTGATGAAGCATATTGGTTGCGTTACCAAGAAGGCCAAAGGAAGTGAAATAATTGGACAAAGTAACCAATGTCATCACTACTGCAAATACCAGCACCCCATGAACCATATACCTTTCAATTTGCCAGGCTTTTAAAGATTTATCAGAAAGCTGACGATAAGGATCCCCCAGAGTTTCAGCCAATCCCCCACAACCACATACCCAGCTGCAATACCACCTTTTACCATAAAAATAGGTTAATAATGGGACTCCCAAAACAATTAAAATGATTCCCCAAATCAACATAATCATGCCAACAGTTCCACTATTTAACATGCCCTCCAAACGATATTCATAAAAAAAACTATAATCCAAAGGCCAAATATTTTTAAAATCGTGCCAAGGCTTATTGAACAGGACAAGTATTTCTGGAATCAGGAAAGCAAAGGACAACTGGAAAAACATTACAGAAGTAGTCCGTATGGTTTGGTATTTATTTCCACGGTATTTTCGAAACATCCGGATCCCCATTACCAAAATGGCCAAGGTGTAAAGTACTCCATAAAAAAACCATTGACTGGCTGGGTTTCCTGACAGGAAATAACTTAAGGGATCCATTAAGATGGTCAAGTTGACAAGATATTCGGGAAACCAGTACAAAATAATATACAATAAAATTAAATATGCTCCGGTAATTATCCCCAATACACCCCGTGACTTCATTGAAGACCGAAAGATTCCATTATGTTTGATCCCCTTTGGCTCATTCCAATGCAAAGGAAAAATATAAATCAATGCCCCAAAAACCGCCAAACCAATAGAACT from Echinicola jeungdonensis harbors:
- a CDS encoding 4Fe-4S binding protein codes for the protein MRWIQKIGLVLFIIGLIHFSVIPFLGEFQLTPEKLEEVVQPGHLEVLGEELATMVGDTYRSPLGFVADYKRNFNAFNEGLKERQLWDKVIWNDYAFPLTKAAAKGYVVKNKMMLLWSSIGLAVFGALIYIFPLHWNEPKGIKHNGIFRSSMKSRGVLGIITGAYLILLYIILYWFPEYLVNLTILMDPLSYFLSGNPASQWFFYGVLYTLAILVMGIRMFRKYRGNKYQTIRTTSVMFFQLSFAFLIPEILVLFNKPWHDFKNIWPLDYSFFYEYRLEGMLNSGTVGMIMLIWGIILIVLGVPLLTYFYGKRWYCSWVCGCGGLAETLGDPYRQLSDKSLKAWQIERYMVHGVLVFAVVMTLVTLSNYFTSFGLLGNATNMLHQWYGFLIGSAFAGVVGTGFYPFMGSRVWCRFGCPLAAYLGLVQRFKSRFRITTNGGQCISCGNCSTYCEMGIDVRWYAQRGQNIVRSSCVGCGVCADVCPRGVLKLENGPEKGRINEQPILIGNDSVSLKK
- a CDS encoding glycosyltransferase family 2 protein yields the protein MPNNPPIIDVIIPANNEEQSIGHVVREIPGIVRSIVVVNNNSTDTTAEVARQAGAEVVDEPIKGYGRACLRGIAYLLNKETPPGILVFLDGDYSDYPGELEKVVAPIIHQNVDLVIGSRELGIKEPGAMTFPQVFGNWLSTRLMFVFYGVKYSDLGPFRAIKWEKLQILNMVDQNFGWTIEMQIKAAKHGLQYREIPVNYKKRIGTSKVSGTVKGTFMAGYKIILTIFKYL
- a CDS encoding cellulose synthase family protein, translated to MSWILYSFIGLYLLGMLFIFVYGLAQAHLLYHFFKNGNPQKKGQVPAHWPRVTIQLPIFNEKYVAERLIDAISQIHYPKEKLQIQILDDSTDETSKILKERLKLYPNFNFQYIHRKERKGFKAGALKEGLQHAKGEFIAIFDSDFIPDPHFLYQSIPHFSQIEVGMVQSRWSHLNENYSLLTRLQAFALDAHFMIEQVGRNKQNAFINFNGTAGVWRKSCILDAGDWESDTLTEDLDLSYRAQKAGWKFIYLKDVESPAELPPVMSALKSQQFRWTKGGAECAVKHLKSVLKGNFPLKVKLHALAHLLNSTVFIAVLMVSLSSIPLWYAVIAGLFPSILFKWAGLFLLGFGLISLVYLVARLQAHKSKWKAMRDFIWEWPFFLAVSMGMALHNSLAVLEGLFGKKSPFIRTPKFNLEKFKNGKNQYLNWQKPWTTYGEGGLAILFLSMVILGFYLQNLIMVPFHFLLFLGYGMVFWQSFKSA
- the mptB gene encoding polyprenol phosphomannose-dependent alpha 1,6 mannosyltransferase MptB; the protein is MKGNTAKIGVLIFLFLLTLGLLSYGIPRENFIIYFAVYAILFSVYLAVVSRFLHKRFSFFQLIFTAVVARLVAFWGIPGLSDDFYRFFWDGHMLLEGINPYAYSPQEFLTISSSSYWENLYPFLNSPENFSVYPPINQAIFAIAAWFGGQPFIGQLIIIRLILLIFECWSIFLMVRLFEVRGMAQNAAWWYALNPLVIIEVIGNLHFEGMMLPFILLAVLSLVQGKSLKGGLALGCAVGVKLTPLILIPLIIRYLGKKKILLWGIGLVTTLLISFSPLLWGASWLNFWESLSLYYGKFEFNASIYYLLREVGYWIKGYNTIVILSKVLALITFLLILFFSWTRNNNRKEGMIQKLPLIYFVFLLFSMVVHPWYLIPLLGLGIVAGMYFPVAWSFLVFLSYHAYQRQVYQESTIIIILEYALLFYAIYLDKNKIFHRKTLNFK